A section of the Drosophila sechellia strain sech25 chromosome 3L, ASM438219v1, whole genome shotgun sequence genome encodes:
- the LOC6610247 gene encoding glycoprotein-N-acetylgalactosamine 3-beta-galactosyltransferase 1 isoform X1 has product MILVMVRNIIFLFLGIMLGIRLTDFIGYLKLWRNNDLRASEKAALLKYPVASEEHLATWLRREVRILCLVLTMPSSHATKAALVNRTWGARCNRLIFMSSQTDPNLNILQINISESRKNLYAKVRTGMAYVHEHYLNEYDWFLKADDDTYIVMENLRLFLYPYDPESSVYFGCRFKAYFSQGYMSGGGGYVLSRDALRRLNLFALNSTTICKLNGEPEDVQIGHCLQDVGVVAGDTRDFQGHHRFLPVNPFTVFPTILTNSWLEGYFFHKPNRSDCCAASAISFHYVKDFEFELFEFFLYYLRVFGLHRTPRALPSRLGFRQMNERLQHWSQQVTDNKN; this is encoded by the exons ATGATCCTGGTAATGGTTCGGAACATTATCTTCCTCTTCTTAGGCATTATGTTGGGCATTCGACTGACCGATTTTATAGGCTACCTAAAGCTGTGGAGGAATAACGACTTGCGGGCGAGTGAGAAGGCGGCTCTACTTAAGTATCCAGTGGCCTCGGAGGAGCACCTGGCTACCTGGTTGAGAAGGGAGGTGCGCATACTCTGCCTTGTGCTCACGATGCCATCTTCGCATGCCACAAAAGCGGCACTGGTGAATCGGACATGGGGAGCCCGGTGCAACAGGCTGATCTTCATGAGCAGCCAAACAGATCCCAACCTGAACATACTTCAGATAAACATATCCGAATCCCGGAAGAATCTATATGCCAAAGTGCGGACAGGAATGGCCTACGTACACGAGCATTACCTCAACGAGTACGACTGGTTTCTGAAGGCCGATGATGACAC TTACATTGTAATGGAGAATCTGCGCCTGTTCCTATACCCTTACGATCCGGAATCGTCTGTGTACTTTGGCTGTCGCTTCAAAGCGTATTTTTCCCAGGGCTACATGTCCGGTGGCGGAGGCTACGTGCTCAGCAGGGACGCGTTGCGCCGTCTGAATCTGTTCGCGCTGAACAGCACCACCATCTGCAAGTTGAACGGGGAGCCCGAGGACGTACAGATCGGTCACTGCCTGCAGGATGTGGGTGTTGTAGCGGGAGACACCCGGGACTTCCAGGGACACCATCGCTTCCTGCCCGTCAATCCCTTCACGGTATTCCCCACCATCCTAACTAACTCCTGGCTGGAGGGCTACTTCTTCCACAAGCCAAAT AGAAGTGACTGCTGTGCTGCTTCGGCTATATCCTTTCATTATGTCAAAGACTTTGAGTTCGAGCTTTTCGAATTTTTCCTGTACTACCTGAGAGTCTTTGGATTGCACAGGACGCCGAGGGCTCTTCCGTCGCGCTTGGGATTCCGTCAGATGAACGAGCGTCTGCAGCATTGGTCCCAACAAGTCACCGACAACAAGAACTAA
- the LOC6610248 gene encoding uncharacterized protein LOC6610248, producing MRFIGCAFFGVCCLVAFTPATPAFLAPFRPYGQNGTLALQNNFALELKAVIRQIPVGNIEKLVQTYLLNDVEFQGVIRAINSLPAYRFYRQLINQPEVRQLQQWVTQQLILSGGGPKIFDYLELEIKIFNKYPYWSQIVSGIQGFQTEFVQIYPVQLIRSLLEPSATQTSPLLSELWRRLVALRPVYERVLATPPGKAITAELQRLGVDVGGVDALIRYQFGWSNVTFPSYDYTDYLY from the coding sequence ATGCGGTTCATCGGTTGTGCTTTCTTCGGTGTCTGTTGCCTGGTGGCTTTTACCCCTGCCACACCCGCTTTTTTGGCTCCGTTCCGGCCGTATGGTCAGAATGGAACCCTCGCTCTGCAGAACAACTTTGCCTTGGAGCTGAAGGCGGTGATCCGACAGATACCGGTGGGCAACATCGAGAAGCTGGTGCAGACCTACCTCCTCAACGACGTCGAGTTCCAGGGTGTGATCAGGGCCATCAACTCCCTACCCGCCTATCGATTCTACCGGCAGTTGATCAACCAACCCGAAGTGCGCCAACTTCAGCAGTGGGTCACGCAGCAGTTGATCCTGTCCGGCGGTGGACCCAAGATCTTTGATTACCTGGAACTGGAGATCAAGATCTTCAATAAGTATCCCTACTGGTCGCAGATCGTCAGTGGAATCCAGGGATTCCAGACAGAGTTCGTGCAGATCTACCCAGTGCAACTGATCCGATCCCTTCTGGAACCCAGTGCCACCCAAACCAGTCCTCTTCTCTCGGAACTCTGGCGTCGTCTGGTGGCCTTGCGTCCAGTTTACGAAAGAGTTTTGGCCACTCCACCCGGCAAGGCCATCACCGCTGAACTCCAGAGGCTGGGCGTGGATGTGGGTGGTGTGGACGCCCTTATCCGTTATCAGTTCGGTTGGAGCAACGTCACCTTTCCGAGCTACGATTACACGGATTACCTGTACTAG
- the LOC6610247 gene encoding glycoprotein-N-acetylgalactosamine 3-beta-galactosyltransferase 1 isoform X2, with translation MILVMVRNIIFLFLGIMLGIRLTDFIGYLKLWRNNDLRASEKAALLKYPVASEEHLATWLRREVRILCLVLTMPSSHATKAALVNRTWGARCNRLIFMSSQTDPNLNILQINISESRKNLYAKVRTGMAYVHEHYLNEYDWFLKADDDTYIVMENLRLFLYPYDPESSVYFGCRFKAYFSQGYMSGGGGYVLSRDALRRLNLFALNSTTICKLNGEPEDVQIGHCLQDVGVVAGDTRDFQGHHRFLPVNPFTVFPTILTNSWLEGYFFHKPN, from the exons ATGATCCTGGTAATGGTTCGGAACATTATCTTCCTCTTCTTAGGCATTATGTTGGGCATTCGACTGACCGATTTTATAGGCTACCTAAAGCTGTGGAGGAATAACGACTTGCGGGCGAGTGAGAAGGCGGCTCTACTTAAGTATCCAGTGGCCTCGGAGGAGCACCTGGCTACCTGGTTGAGAAGGGAGGTGCGCATACTCTGCCTTGTGCTCACGATGCCATCTTCGCATGCCACAAAAGCGGCACTGGTGAATCGGACATGGGGAGCCCGGTGCAACAGGCTGATCTTCATGAGCAGCCAAACAGATCCCAACCTGAACATACTTCAGATAAACATATCCGAATCCCGGAAGAATCTATATGCCAAAGTGCGGACAGGAATGGCCTACGTACACGAGCATTACCTCAACGAGTACGACTGGTTTCTGAAGGCCGATGATGACAC TTACATTGTAATGGAGAATCTGCGCCTGTTCCTATACCCTTACGATCCGGAATCGTCTGTGTACTTTGGCTGTCGCTTCAAAGCGTATTTTTCCCAGGGCTACATGTCCGGTGGCGGAGGCTACGTGCTCAGCAGGGACGCGTTGCGCCGTCTGAATCTGTTCGCGCTGAACAGCACCACCATCTGCAAGTTGAACGGGGAGCCCGAGGACGTACAGATCGGTCACTGCCTGCAGGATGTGGGTGTTGTAGCGGGAGACACCCGGGACTTCCAGGGACACCATCGCTTCCTGCCCGTCAATCCCTTCACGGTATTCCCCACCATCCTAACTAACTCCTGGCTGGAGGGCTACTTCTTCCACAAGCCAAAT TGA
- the LOC6610246 gene encoding glycoprotein-N-acetylgalactosamine 3-beta-galactosyltransferase 1 isoform X2 has translation MYRNILCLALGLIIGIQLTDFLEYFQLTDSQFASTAITQLEEGATPQLPTEEELALWLHNETRVLCMVLTLPKNHQSRVKRVKGTWGRRCNKLIFISSQEDRELGVIDVGVPEERNNLYLKMRKALEYVYRNHGEDYDWFLKADDDTFVIMENLRFMLYPYDPEAALYFGHRFRTTFPQGYMSGGAGYVMSRDALRRLNLFAFNNSQFCPINNNSEDRQIGFCLQNVGVVAGDSRDEEGRDRFLPLSLKFMLPTFPTDNWLPKLTFYEPVNETGSTSGISFHYVKIHEFEMYEYLLYRLHIFGTPLSQRSLPPRLSPDELQNQLNQWAQENSTNSNAWLI, from the exons ATGTATCGCAATATACTCTGCCTGGCGCTGGGCCTCATCATTGGCATTCAACTGacggacttcttagagtactTCCAGCTGACCGACAGTCAGTTCGCGAGCACGGCCATCACGCAGCTGGAGGAAGGGGCCACGCCCCAGCTGCCGACTGAGGAGGAGCTGGCGCTGTGGCTCCATAATGAAACACGGGTACTCTGCATGGTGCTGACACTGCCGAAGAATCACCAATCAAGAGTGAAACGAGTGAAGGGGACGTGGGGCAGGCGTTGCAACAAACTGATCTTCATCAGCAGCCAGGAGGATCGGGAACTGGGCGTCATCGATGTGGGCGTGCCCGAGGAACGGAACAACCTGTATCTCAAAATGAGGAAGGCCCTGGAGTATGTGTACCGGAACCATGGGGAGGACTACGACTGGTTCCTCAAGGCAGATGATGACAC CTTTGTGATAATGGAAAATCTGCGCTTCATGCTCTATCCCTATGATCCCGAGGCAGCGCTCTACTTTGGCCACAGATTCCGCACCACCTTTCCGCAGGGCTACATGTCCGGAGGAGCCGGCTATGTCATGAGTCGGGATGCACTGCGTCGACTCAATCTCTTTGCCTTCAACAACAGCCAATTCTGCCCGATCAACAACAATTCAGAGGACAGGCAGATTGGCTTCTGCCTGCAAAATGTGGGAGTAGTTGCAGGCGATTCGCGGGATGAGGAAGGCCGAGATCGATTTCTGCCCTTGTCCCTCAAGTTTATGCTGCCCACTTTTCCCACCGACAATTGGCTGCCCAAACTGACATTTTATGAACCA GTGAATGAAACTGGCTCGACTTCGGGAATTAGCTTTCACTATGTCAAAATCCACGAGTTCGAAATGTATGAATACCTGCTATATCGATTGCACATTTTTGGAACTCCCTTGTCCCAGAGATCGCTGCCACCCAGACTGAGTCCCGATGAACTGCAGAACCAGCTCAATCAGTGGGCTCAAGAAAATAGCACTAATTCAAACGCGTGGTTAATTTAA
- the LOC6610246 gene encoding glycoprotein-N-acetylgalactosamine 3-beta-galactosyltransferase 1 isoform X1 → MFIKIILLEATMKLFLSVTLIADIFLSWGRLFKPFAMRAHRAVDDQLAAMSDTAKCIRCAPGSFCKSSTPVPSSSPQRNRQMSAGAEYFQLTDSQFASTAITQLEEGATPQLPTEEELALWLHNETRVLCMVLTLPKNHQSRVKRVKGTWGRRCNKLIFISSQEDRELGVIDVGVPEERNNLYLKMRKALEYVYRNHGEDYDWFLKADDDTFVIMENLRFMLYPYDPEAALYFGHRFRTTFPQGYMSGGAGYVMSRDALRRLNLFAFNNSQFCPINNNSEDRQIGFCLQNVGVVAGDSRDEEGRDRFLPLSLKFMLPTFPTDNWLPKLTFYEPVNETGSTSGISFHYVKIHEFEMYEYLLYRLHIFGTPLSQRSLPPRLSPDELQNQLNQWAQENSTNSNAWLI, encoded by the exons ATGTTTATAAAGATTATTTTGTTGGAAGCTACTATGAAATTGTTTCTTTCAGTGACTTTAATTGCCGACATTTTTCTCAGTTGGGGGAGACTCTTTAAGCCGTTTGCGATGCGAGCCCATCGAGCAGTCGACGATCAGCTGGCGGCGATGAGCGACACCGCGAAATGCATTCGCTGTGCCCCCGGCTCGTTTTGTAAGAGCTCCACTCCAGTGCCCTCCAGTTCCCCTCAGCGGAATCGCCAAATGTCAGCTGGAGCTG agtactTCCAGCTGACCGACAGTCAGTTCGCGAGCACGGCCATCACGCAGCTGGAGGAAGGGGCCACGCCCCAGCTGCCGACTGAGGAGGAGCTGGCGCTGTGGCTCCATAATGAAACACGGGTACTCTGCATGGTGCTGACACTGCCGAAGAATCACCAATCAAGAGTGAAACGAGTGAAGGGGACGTGGGGCAGGCGTTGCAACAAACTGATCTTCATCAGCAGCCAGGAGGATCGGGAACTGGGCGTCATCGATGTGGGCGTGCCCGAGGAACGGAACAACCTGTATCTCAAAATGAGGAAGGCCCTGGAGTATGTGTACCGGAACCATGGGGAGGACTACGACTGGTTCCTCAAGGCAGATGATGACAC CTTTGTGATAATGGAAAATCTGCGCTTCATGCTCTATCCCTATGATCCCGAGGCAGCGCTCTACTTTGGCCACAGATTCCGCACCACCTTTCCGCAGGGCTACATGTCCGGAGGAGCCGGCTATGTCATGAGTCGGGATGCACTGCGTCGACTCAATCTCTTTGCCTTCAACAACAGCCAATTCTGCCCGATCAACAACAATTCAGAGGACAGGCAGATTGGCTTCTGCCTGCAAAATGTGGGAGTAGTTGCAGGCGATTCGCGGGATGAGGAAGGCCGAGATCGATTTCTGCCCTTGTCCCTCAAGTTTATGCTGCCCACTTTTCCCACCGACAATTGGCTGCCCAAACTGACATTTTATGAACCA GTGAATGAAACTGGCTCGACTTCGGGAATTAGCTTTCACTATGTCAAAATCCACGAGTTCGAAATGTATGAATACCTGCTATATCGATTGCACATTTTTGGAACTCCCTTGTCCCAGAGATCGCTGCCACCCAGACTGAGTCCCGATGAACTGCAGAACCAGCTCAATCAGTGGGCTCAAGAAAATAGCACTAATTCAAACGCGTGGTTAATTTAA
- the LOC6610249 gene encoding transcription factor Sp5: protein MAQIQTPIPIPAPAEPTEKLSHPHSIGIQLQHKGMPHGLGLLTTVASLPPKYRSRYLNLKTRCEIPLDLTLKLPSPLPSSDVPMAATFAEVYSENTSASSSEVQVEVSKVEELPVKPPTPPQSPAGKRKLSRESYDGEQPAKMAKKEDVPVETVEATPAKPVKVAESAPKTNKATTSSGKPSRNKATRKLKFDEETSSPVSGTVIRPLEDITDGSMQYSNGDIDPKYNIVEITEETKAELAAIKNVIGDYVCRLCKIKFEDAFGLARHRCACIVLLEYRCPECGKQFNCPANLASHRRWHKPRKEASKKENRNTTNQPEKQQHVEKKSEEELAFDCQECGKKFKRAAYLRKHQLTHQKKEKPVDKQLETKPTTTTITGSFHFNQAVSTSSSASSSHSDEGVYVVGSNARENYDYDNDYLSDSSSSASSAGYGRLQIVEHGLTEEESIAAAALTNLRNCASVIQHTTMAH, encoded by the coding sequence ATGGCCCAGATACAGACACCGATACCGATTCCAGCCCCCGCGGAGCCCACTGAAAAGCTCAGCCACCCGCACAGCATTGGCATCCAGTTGCAGCACAAGGGGATGCCCCATGGCCTGGGCCTGCTGACCACCGTGGCCTCGCTGCCCCCCAAGTACCGCAGTCGATACCTGAACCTGAAAACCAGGTGCGAAATACCGCTGGATCTAACGCTGAAGCTGCCCTCACCACTGCCCAGCAGCGATGTGCCCATGGCGGCCACATTCGCGGAGGTGTACAGCGAAAATACGAGTGCTAGTTCCAGCGAGGTGCAGGTGGAGGTGTCCAAGGTGGAGGAGCTGCCGGTGAAACCTCCAACACCACCGCAGAGTCCAGCAGGGAAGCGTAAATTGAGCCGGGAGAGCTATGACGGCGAACAGCCGGctaaaatggccaaaaaggagGACGTTCCGGTGGAAACAGTAGAAGCCACACCAGCGAAACCCGTCAAAGTGGCAGAATCTGCGCCTAAAACCAACAAGGCCACCACTTCCTCGGGAAAGCCCTCCCGCAATAAAGCCACTCGCAAGCTGAAGTTCGATGAGGAGACCAGTTCCCCAGTCTCGGGCACCGTCATCCGACCGCTCGAAGACATCACCGATGGATCGATGCAGTACAGCAACGGTGACATTGACCCCAAGTACAACATAGTCGAGATCACGGAGGAGACCAAGGCGGAACTGGCCGCCATCAAGAACGTGATCGGGGACTATGTCTGCCGGCTGTGCAAGATCAAGTTCGAGGACGCCTTCGGCCTGGCCCGGCACAGGTGCGCCTGCATCGTTCTGCTGGAGTACCGATGTCCCGAGTGCGGCAAGCAGTTCAATTGTCCTGCTAACTTGGCCTCACATCGCCGGTGGCATAAGCCGAGGAAGGAGGCATCCAAAAAGGAGAATCGCAACACCACCAACCAGCCGGAAAAGCAGCAGCACGTCGAGAAAAAGTCGGAGGAGGAACTGGCCTTCGATTGCCAGGAGTGCGGCAAGAAGTTCAAGAGGGCCGCCTACCTGAGGAAGCACCAGCTGACCCATCAGAAGAAGGAAAAGCCGGTGGACAAGCAGTTGGAAACGAAGCCCACCACCACAACTATCACGGGCAGTTTTCACTTTAACCAAGCGGtgtccacctcctcctccgccagcAGTTCGCACTCCGATGAGGGCGTCTACGTGGTGGGGTCCAATGCCAGGGAGAACTACGACTATGACAACGACTACCTCTCGGACTCCAGCTCCTCTGCCTCATCTGCGGGATACGGACGGCTCCAGATTGTGGAACATGGCCTCACGGAGGAGGAAAGCATTGCTGCCGCGGCTCTGACCAACTTGAGGAACTGCGCCTCCGTCATCCAGCACACCACCATGGCCCACTGA